TCGTTACTTTATCCCAGTGAAACTCGTCAAAATGGTGAATGCCATCTGTCGCAATTTATTCTTGCTAGCCATGAAGTTGTTCATCTTGCACCATGCTATTCCTATAGTTCGGCATTAGATATATCACCTGATGGCGAGGCTATTATTTACATCTGGCATGATGAGCGCTATGAATATAGCGGTTTGTATGAGTTGGCGTTATCCGGTGATACAGACCCAGTTAGGATCTCATGTAAAAAAGGCTGTGACTACCGTGATCGTGACGTAGCCTATAGTCCAGATGGCCGCTGGATCGCTATTTCGAGGCGGTTTGGTAATATATCTGAAGATATCTTTATCCGAAACAGAGGCTCGGGTGATGAGATAAGAATTACTCAAGGTTTAGAGGATATTAGAGGACTAAGCTGGCACCCAGATAGTGATAAATTAGTGTTCAGCACCGAAAATTCTGGGGTGAGAGATGGATATCTAGTGGATATTAATAGTAAGAAAATATCAAGCTTATCTCTAGTTGGTTTTAGCTATCCGAAATTTGTACCTAACTCTACAGAACTGGTATTTTCTAAGTACATCAAAGACTTTAAACTTGCCTATTTAGAGCTTGATCAGGTAATACCAACAACGATATTCCCCCTATCTAACTCTGAATTTAGCCATAGGAATCCTGATTACTCCCCAGTCACTAAGCGTATTGTCTATGTTTCAAATGAAACCGGGAACAATGAAATCTGGAGCTCGGATGTTAATGGAAAAAATAGAAAACAGCATACAGACTTGAAAAGACGTGTTGCCTACCCAAGCTGGTCGCATGATGGTGCTAAGTTAGCGTTTCTTGCTCCTGATGATAAAAATGAGGGCAATAAAATCCATATTTTAGATCTTGCAACTGGAGGGATAAGCATACTCGCTTCTAAGTATCTCGATCACAGAAGGCCAAGTTGGAGTCAGGATGATAAGCGAGTACTTTCATCTACCTATGATGGATTACTGGCCTTTTCATTAACCAACAGCCGTCCGCAGTTGATCACTTCAACAGAAGTGAGGCTTGCTAAGATGGTTAATGGCTCTCAGATAGTGTTTACAAGAATCAGTAAGCCAGGCCTATGGATTTTAGATATTAACCAAGCGGATAACATGAGGGCATTGATCTCTTCAGAGGTGTTTGATGAGGATTATAATTGGGTTGTTACCGATAAAGGGGTGTATTTTAGAGAGAAACACTCCAGTTATCAGCTAATCAACTTTTGGAGCTTCAATACCCAGTTAATAACACCAATATTAAAACTGCCTTCCAGTAGCTTAACCTCATACGGTGCGATGAGTTTCATTGCCGATAAAAGGCGTCTTTTGATGACATTATCAGAATACTCAAAACGAGATGTGATATTGCTAAATCATAAATTGCTGCATTAACCATAGCGCAGACTTAACTTTAACGCCTCAATGAGGCGTTAAAGTTACTTGCTCTTAACCTGCGGGAAACAGAGCACCGAGTATTGCCTCTCTGCTTGCTCCTGTTACAGCAGGCAAATTACCTGGAAGTACTAAGTGGAAGCGCATAGCAAGCCAGGCAAAGGCAATGCCTTCAACCCATTGTGGGTTAATGCCAAGCTCAGCTGTGGTCACTAGCTTATAGTTTGGTAACAATTTTTGTAGGCGGTACATAAGCTCGGTGTTGTATGCACCGCCGCCGCAAACGTACATCTCAGCCTCTGTTGTTAGTGCTAATGCATCATTGGCAATGCTGTAACAGGTTAAATCCAGTAGGGTAGACTGAATATCGGCTTCAGTTAAATAACTAAACTCGGCAAGTTGCTGCTCTAACCACGCCTGATTAAACAGTTCTCGGCCAGTGCTCTTAGGAGCTGCTAAGGAAAAATAGGGGTGCGATAGCAGATGCTGTAGCATTTTTTCATCACTGGTCCCAGATTTTGCCAAAGCTCCCTCTTTATCATAGGGAAGATCTTGCTGATGCTGGATCCATGAGTCCATTAAGGTATTACCGGGACCGGTATCAAAACCCGTTACCGCTTCGGTATTACCGGGCAGGTAAGTGATGTTGGCGATGCCGCCAATATTGAGAATAATACGTTTATGGTTAGGCGTTGCGAATACGTGTTGATGAAAGGCGGGCACTAGTGGCGCACCTTGGCCGCCAAGTGCAATATCTTTACGCCTAAAGTCAGCGATCACATCAATACCTGTTTCGGCTGCTATGGTGTTTGGATCGCCAATTTGTAGGGTAAAACCCATCTCTAAATTCGGCATATGACGGACGGTTTGGCCATGGCTACCGACGGCAATAACCGCAAGCTTATCGACCCCCGCTTTCTCAAGTAGAGCATTGACGGCTTTCGCAAAGAGTTTTCCTACTGCGCGGTCTAGGTGCCCCAAGCGGTTTATCTCATCATTTCCAGGTAAACAGAGCTTCTGTAAGTTCTTTAGTAGCGGTGCAGGGATGGCTTCAGAGTGATGCTCAACCAAAGTAGGTGTGTCAGCGGAAAACTTAACTAGTACGGCATCGACACCGTCCATACTGGTGCCTGACATTAGGCCAATGTAATAGCTTTTGTGCATGGTATTGAACTCTTATGTTGGCGTTGATTAAATATATACCCAAGTGAATTTAAGTATAAAGACACGCTAATGCGATGCTATCTGTACCTGCTTATTATGCTCAAGCTCTGTCATCAGTTTTTTACTGACGATGGCAAATGGCGCTTTCTCTTTGCTAGCAATAGCTTCTGACTTAGGTAGTTTGACTGTGCGTGGGTTACGGTGAACGCCATTAACGATAAATTCGTAATGCAAGTGTGCGCCAGTGACACGGCCAGTAGAGCCAAGTGTACCTATGATCTGTCCCTGCTTAACTGAAGCGCCCGTTTTTACTTTGCGCTTTTTAAGGTGCAGGTACTTAGTGGTGTACGTATCGTTGTGCTTAATAAAAACGTAATTACCATTGTATTGATTATAGCCTGATTTTATGACTCGGCCCTTACCTGCAGCTTTAATAGGAGTGCCTACTTTCGCAACATAATCGACGCCGCGGTGTGCTTTTACTTGACCTGTAACAGGGTGTAAGCGACGCGGGTTAAAGCTTGAACTGACATATTTGAAATCAACTGGTGAGCGCAAAAATGCTTTACGCATGCTGCGGCCTTCGGCAGAATAATAGCTACCGTCTTTATACCTAACCGCAGTATAACTGTCACCTTGGTTGCTAAACTCAGCGGCAAGAATGTTGCCGTTGCGTAAGAACTCACCGTCAGCGTATTCCTCTTCAAAAAGTATCGCAAAGTGATCGTCTTTTCTTAGATCTAACGCAAAATCAATATCCCAACCGAAGATGGTCGCCAGCTGCATGATCTGATTTGGAGTTAACCCTGCAACAACGCCCGCATTCCAAAAATTACTCTTAATGGTGGCGTTGGCAAATTTATTGCGGATTTCAACTGTTTTGCTGGCGATACTTTCTTTATAGCCGTTATCGACGCGATTAACGACTAAGGTTGATATCTTGTCAATATGGTAGCGAAGTTGTACCAATTGGCCATCATCATTTTTAGCTATAACCAGCGCATCGCCAGGCATGATCTTTAGCAGGTTCTTTTTGGCTTTTGGTAGTTGAGTCACATCATAAACATCTTTCGCTGTTAGGCCCGCGCGGCTAAATAACGCAGCTAATGTGTCACCACTCTTAACTTGGAAGTGCTTCTCGTTTAATAATGGCGCAACGTCGGCCTGTGTGGCAACTGGGTTAGTCGTAGTTTGAACTTTGCGATGCACCGAAGGCTGTACTAATGGTTGCTTTCGTGACTCGGCATTTTCCATGCTAATGGCTTCAGAGCCAGAGGGTGGCGTGGGAGTACGAAAAGCTAGCGGCACTTCATAACGAGTATTTAAGCCGTATTCCCCGTTTGATGAGACCGTCTGCTTAGATGCTTGGACATCATCCGATGGCATTAAGATAATAATTAGCGTGACAAAAACTAAGATACATAAGAGTATTTGATGTAATTTTGGCAGTAATTTAAATAAAGTTATAACCTTTCCCATTGACCTTGGTACCAAATTCGCGCTTTCTTAGTGATCCCCTTAGTGTACACACTTTCATTTGTGCTGGCTAACAAGTAACATTAGTCCCCAGATTTTATGATTAGGCTCCCAGGAGTAACCGCCGACATGGCTGATTTAGAGCAAGCATTAGCAGAAATTAAACGTGGCACCGACGAAATTTTACTTGAAGCGGATCTACTGGAGAAGTTAAAAGAGGGTCGTCCACTGAAGATCAAATTGGGCGCCGATCCAACCGCACCCGATATTCATCTTGGTCATACCGTCATTTTGAATAAAATGCGTACCTTCCAAGAACTCGGTCATGAAGTGATTTTCTTGATCGGTGATTTCACCGGTATGGTTGGCGATCCAAGTGGCAAAAACAGCACACGTCCTCCGTTAACGCGTGAGCAAGTACTCGCTAATGCCGAAACTTATAAGCAGCAGGTTTATAAGATTTTGGATCCAGCAAAAACACGTATCGAGTTTAACTCTACCTGGTTAGAGCCACTCGGTGCCGCTGGTATGATCCGTTTAGCGTCGCAACAAACGGTTGCGCGCATGATGGAACGTGACGATTTTAAAAAGCGTTATGGTTCTGGTCAGTCGATTGCCATTCATGAGTTTATGTATCCACTACTACAAGGTTATGATTCAGTCGCACTTGAGGCTGATGTTGAGCTCGGTGGTACGGATCAGAAGTTTAACTTGTTGATGGGCCGCGAGCTGCAAAAATCTTCCGGGCAAAAGCCGCAAACTGTGATTATGATGCCACTGCTAGAAGGTTTAGACGGCGTTAAGAAGATGTCTAAGTCGGCGCATAACTATATTGGTGTCAGTGAGCCAGCCGGTGAAATGTTCGGCAAAATCATGTCTATCTCCGATGAGTTGATGTGGCGTTACTTTGAACTATTGTCGTTCCGCCCGTTAACTGAGCTTGAGCAGTTTAAAGCTGACGTTGCAGCTGGCGCTAACCCGCGTGATATTAAAATAGCGTTGGCAAAAGAGATTATTGCTCGCTTCCATGATGAAGCTTCAGCAGATGCTGCGCATCAAGAGTTTATCAATCGCTTCCAAAAAGGCGCAATTCCTGAAGATATCGAAGAGCTTGAGATTGCTGCTGGCGAAGGGATAGCGATTGCTAACTTACTTAAAGAAGCAGGCTTAGTTAATTCAACATCTGATGCGATGCGCATGATCAAGCAAGGCGCAGCCAAGATAGACGGGGATAAGATTGAAGATACCCGTATGCAGTTAACAGCCGGTACTACTGGTGTATTCCAAGTGGGTAAGCGTAAGTTCGCTAAGATCACCTTGGTATAAAGCGCTTTGTTGTAAAAACGGAGGTTTATTGTGCTTGGTGAATTAATTCGCTGAGCGCGTTATACCTGTTGTTATACTGATACTAAGTAAGCTGTTTAGTATTTTAACAACGGTCTGTACCAAAATGCAGACCGTTTTTACATTGCCAAGTTAACTTGGCACCCTCTAATGTCCACAAGCCTTTCTGTTTCTCCATAGACAAAATTAATAGCATTTTTGGATGTTTGTCACTTTGCTGGCTGACACTATAGGTGACAACCTTTCCCTGAAAGTTTTTAACTCTGGCTAAGGAAAAATTTTCTCCTGAATAATGAGCTGAAATAGACTCTGGCGCTTGAGTCCACTTAAGTGACTCTATTTGGGCCTGACTGAGTTGTTGATTAAAGTGGTTAATCGGCTGCACCGCATAAGATACAACCATCGGTTGTTCATAGGCAGAAGCGGAACTACAAAAGAGTACTGATACAGCAAAAATGGTGCGACGGATGTTCATAACGACCTACAGCAAAAAATAAAGTCCCTACTATTTTGACAGGCTGAATTGAAAAAGTTTCCTACAAAACACCTAAATGCGATCTAGCGCCCATTAAGGTTGAATTGATATGCTGCTGTAGCGGTGAAGTATTGAGCTTGCTATTGTGAATTCACCCTAGTTAATGATTATTTACTGAGTTGATAATTGATCGGACATAGTTTGGTAGTCCATTAAATCTTGGTGCTCTTTGATGCGGTTGTTGGTCATGTCGAGACTCAAGGTGGTCACGCCGGGAATGGCGATATCAATGATACGCCCAGGCTTGCCGAACTGCTCCCCTGGCCCCTTGTAACGATAGTTTCCTATTAGCACGACTAGAGAGCCCGAATTAAACATATGTTCAATACTAAAAGTGTATTCAAGTACGCCTTGATGGGCGCGCTTCAAGAAGCTTAATATATGGCGCTTACCTGTGTATTTCCGGCTAGCAGTTCTGTCATTAAACACACTGTCACGATTATAAAATGAGGTTAACTTTGCATAATCTTGGCTAGTAAAAGCCTGAATATACTTGACCGCTAACTGTTGCTCTTTGGGCATGTCGCCGCTGTTAGCAAAGGAAGGAAGGCTGAAAAAAACTAAGATCAAACTGAAAAATCGTAATTTCATTATTGTTGCGTCTTTAAGTCAAAAGCGGGTAAGGACAGATGCCAGCGAATTGCGGCTAATCTAATGATTAAGGCGGTTGCCATTGCAAACAGCAACGCAAACATATCGGGCGCTCCCCAATATAAGCTAACGCTGTAACAGATTCCACCGATTATTGATGCCGTCGCATAGATCTCAGTGCGCAGCACCATAGGTACTTGTTGGCAAAGTAGGTCGCGAATAATGCCGCCGCCAACCCCCGTGATAAGCCCCATTACCACTGCGATCATGCCGCCCAGTTCTAGGCTTAAGGCTTTCTCTGCACCAATAATGGTAAACAGTGCCAGTCCAAATGCATCAGCGACAGGGAAGATATACCGAGGTACTCGTTTCGGCTGGCGCACAAAAATAAATGTGAGTAGCACTGTGGCTAAAATGACAATGATATAGTTGGGATCTTGGATCCAAAAAACTGGCGTTGCGCCCAATATGGCATCGCGAATACTACCCCCACCGATAGCCGTTACCGACGCTAATACAATCACGCCAAACGGATCCATTTTGTGCCGACCAGCGGCTAATGCCCCCGACAGTGCAAATACTGAGGTACCACATAAATCAAAGAAATAGATCCAATCGATCATCTGTCCAGCTCTTTTAGATGGATGTTTAATGCATCAACAGAGATGCGGATCTCGATAACCGATAACAATAGAGAGTAAAGCAGTAATAGCAAACTACAGCCAAAAATAAGCGAGCCGACTTTATTAAAGCCAATATAGATAAAGATCATGCATAACACGCACAACGCAAAACTTAGAACACCTGACTCCTGCATGCGTTTGATAATGCTAATACGCTGACGCAAATTCTTAAGCTGGCTATCGTGAATAGGTTGGCCATCGGAGCTTAAGCTACGAATAAGCGCTGCTAACGCAAAGAAACGGTTGGTATAGGCCAGTAATAGCAAAGAAATTGCAGGAAAGAGCAACGCAGGTGTTGTGAGTGACACATGAATGTTATCTAACAAACGGATAAGCCTTTAATGAGATATTGACCAGAACAAGAATAATACCAACGCCAACAATTTATACAAGATGGTGAACTTTATCTGAGGAAATTAGTATCTAAGTGGTTAATTATAAGCCACTGAAGTCGTTACTGTGGTTTAACCGTTCAATACTCGCAGTGCTCCCCAGATAACAGGTAACAGCACTATCGAAATAATCCACAAGCCAAATGCTATCGAATTGAGCTTTAGGGCACGCTGAATATCACCATCTGCTGGCAGTGGCCCATATTTTAACTTTGGCATGCTGACCTTTTGTTCTGCACTTTTACCGGCCGAGAATTTAGCTGGGCCAGCGAGCTCAATATTTAATGCACTGGCGATAACAGCATTGGTTTGGTACTCAATAATCGGTGTGGCATTAATACGTGGGTTACACAGGGTGGCCAAGCTTTTTGGTCCACCTTGAATGGCAAGGGTAAAGCTCCACAGCTTGGCAGGGATAAAGTGAAGCACTGCACTGAGTGCATACGCGGGCATGCCAAAATAGCGATATTGAGGATTATTAACAGGCCAAGTACTGTCCAGCTGTTTTATCATTCTCGCTATCAGCAGCAGCGGGACTCCGCCAATACAGTAAAAAAATGCCGTGGATGCAATGCCATAAGTCGGGGTGTTGGCAACACGCTCTATGGTGACTTTACTCAGCCCGACACTCGATAGAGATTGGGTGCTGCGATTGAGCCAAGGCAATAGTAGCGCGCGTGCGCGTGCTTTATTGTCACGGCGGATTGAAATCGCCACTTCATTGGCGATATATCTAAAGTGATCATCTTGTAAGCAAACATAGATAATCAAGGCTTCGAAAAACCATGGGAATTCGGCGAGCTCAATGAAGAAGCTAATGATCAACCAAAAAGGCAGGACTAACAGTATTGTCGACAGCATGCCGGCTATGAATTGCTGCGATGATGCTCGATGAGTGTGGTTTACTTTGAGACTTAAACTCTTGGCTAGGTCCGTTAACCACTCTAATGGCTGTAACTGACGTGGCAACGGCGCCATTCTGGCGATAAGAATCGACATTAACAGCACTATAGCACCGATATAAAGTTGACTATCTTGCGAGAAGATTTTCGTAAACTCCGGAACCATAGCGTCTGTTATATCCTTAAATTTCTTCGGTAAGCGTTAGCTAGCTAACTGCTCAATAAGTGCGATAACCATTAATGCTGAATGGTGACCCGCTTTAACAATGTACTCGTCAAAATCGACAGCAGAATCGTCGTTAGCATTATCTGAAAGCGAACGGATAACCACAAATGGCATAGCAAACTGATGACAAACTTGGGCAATTGCAGCCGCTTCCATTTCGCATGCCGCCATTGTTGGGAAGTTTTCTAACATGGTCTTAGTGCGTACTGGGTCGCAAATAAAACTATCACCAGTACAGATTAAGCCTTCAATGGTTTTAACTTCGCCAAGGCTAGCAACCGCTTTTTTGGCTGCTGCAACTAACGCTGCATCTGGAATAAAGGCGGCTGGCTGCTGCGCCATTTGGCCAATTTCATAACCAAAAGCGGTTACATCAACATCGTGATGACGCACTTCAGACGAAATGACAATATCGCCAATCGTTAGGCTATCGACGAAACCACCTGCAGATCCGGTGTTAATTATCGCATCAGGTGCGTACTTTTCGATAAGTAGCGTAGTGGCAATGCTTGCGGTCACTTTACCAATACCAGAGCGAGTAACAATAACCTCTTTGCCAGCTAATTGACCAGTGACAAACTCGATACCCGCAATAGTGGTAGAGGTCGAGTTTTCCATCGACTCAACTAAATGCGCAACTTCTGGCTCCATAGCGCCAATAATACCGATTTTCATGAAATAACCTTTTAACTGCCTGAATGAATATGGGCGCTAATATACCACGGTGATCGGTTTTAGTGAAAAAGCCTTATGGGTAAGGTGGGAGGTTGTGCAAAGTATCGCTTTGCACATGTGCTGGCTAGCGGTAATTGGAACCGCTTTTGCTAAAGTTTAACCCAATAGTGCCCGAAAGAGTGCTGGCTGCTCTATCAGCAATTGTTTTTCCAAATCTAAATCCAAGTCGTGGCGCTTCCCCCATTCTTGTAATCAAGAGTCGAGCCAAGGGGTAAAGCGCTTGTCCCCACTGTTGATTTCACAAGAGTCAATCCCACAGCGCCCCGGCGAAGTTAAATGCATTAGATACGGGCCTCATACTCCAATAAAAATCGCCTAACGCTTCCGATGGGACATCTGATGTAAATGGAGTTACAAATGCCGTGATGGCATGGATGCCAAGGAACGGCCTGTCCCGCGAAAGCTATGCCCACATCCCTGATGGCTCTACGGCATTTTTATCTGCGCACTTCAGCAACTTCGATGGGGAATGGGTGTTTTCTGTTAGCGAGAAGTACTCACCTAGATCTCGGTCTTTAAATTTGAAAACTCAAATGCAGAGAGTTTGCGCTTTTCAAACTCAGTGTAGTCCGGCTGAGGCCTTCGGTTTCAGGGCCAATTCTGTTCCTTACAGAATTTGGCATTTCCTCCATCCCTGGAGGTCTGACGGCGCAAAGCGAGCCTCAGTTGCGTCTGCACATACGCTGACCGCAGGTCTTTGGAACCACTTTGGTCAGCAGCTAACGCATTTATGCCCCATTACGTGTTATCTCCAATAATTTGCCCTATGCAGCACTGACCTCTTTGTAATACTTTTTCTCATCAGTCGGAAAGGTATGGGTTCCGCCTAGCGAGAACCTTTTAGTTAACCAATGCTTGTACTTTTATACAGTAGTATCGGTTTTGTGCGGTTAATCTCTAAATTTTGCGTAATCAGTTCACGGTTTGCTATTGAGTGAAAAGAGAAATAGGCGTAAATTCAGTAAGATGTAAGTGTGCGTTCATGAAAAGTTCAGATAACCGGAAAGCAAAGTGTGCGACTCACTTTTCTCCCTAGGTGTATTGGATACAATCTTAAGCGTAAAGGTTTAATAAGCTGTTATTAATGAACTTTTCAGACTTTTTACTGTGCACGCTTTCTCAACATGGTTTGGCAAAACGCGCACGCCGTATATTAAAATGTTAAAGACGTCTGGGTAGCTTATTTTCGGCATTTGTAAAATCAGTTTTAGACCTATAAACAGATATTTCAAGTCGAAAAGGTGATTGGAAGCGGTCGTGTAAATATGCTAGCTTGACGCAACTCGTTTGCGCCGTTGAACGGGTTCAAAAGGACACAACGAGCACGTCAAGTAAGGATACTCCCTGAAGACAATAAGCTTCCCAGAGGG
The Shewanella sp. KX20019 DNA segment above includes these coding regions:
- the mtnN gene encoding 5'-methylthioadenosine/S-adenosylhomocysteine nucleosidase, whose translation is MKIGIIGAMEPEVAHLVESMENSTSTTIAGIEFVTGQLAGKEVIVTRSGIGKVTASIATTLLIEKYAPDAIINTGSAGGFVDSLTIGDIVISSEVRHHDVDVTAFGYEIGQMAQQPAAFIPDAALVAAAKKAVASLGEVKTIEGLICTGDSFICDPVRTKTMLENFPTMAACEMEAAAIAQVCHQFAMPFVVIRSLSDNANDDSAVDFDEYIVKAGHHSALMVIALIEQLAS
- a CDS encoding trimeric intracellular cation channel family protein, translated to MIDWIYFFDLCGTSVFALSGALAAGRHKMDPFGVIVLASVTAIGGGSIRDAILGATPVFWIQDPNYIIVILATVLLTFIFVRQPKRVPRYIFPVADAFGLALFTIIGAEKALSLELGGMIAVVMGLITGVGGGIIRDLLCQQVPMVLRTEIYATASIIGGICYSVSLYWGAPDMFALLFAMATALIIRLAAIRWHLSLPAFDLKTQQ
- a CDS encoding DUF2721 domain-containing protein; translated protein: MHVSLTTPALLFPAISLLLLAYTNRFFALAALIRSLSSDGQPIHDSQLKNLRQRISIIKRMQESGVLSFALCVLCMIFIYIGFNKVGSLIFGCSLLLLLYSLLLSVIEIRISVDALNIHLKELDR
- a CDS encoding anhydro-N-acetylmuramic acid kinase, with translation MHKSYYIGLMSGTSMDGVDAVLVKFSADTPTLVEHHSEAIPAPLLKNLQKLCLPGNDEINRLGHLDRAVGKLFAKAVNALLEKAGVDKLAVIAVGSHGQTVRHMPNLEMGFTLQIGDPNTIAAETGIDVIADFRRKDIALGGQGAPLVPAFHQHVFATPNHKRIILNIGGIANITYLPGNTEAVTGFDTGPGNTLMDSWIQHQQDLPYDKEGALAKSGTSDEKMLQHLLSHPYFSLAAPKSTGRELFNQAWLEQQLAEFSYLTEADIQSTLLDLTCYSIANDALALTTEAEMYVCGGGAYNTELMYRLQKLLPNYKLVTTAELGINPQWVEGIAFAWLAMRFHLVLPGNLPAVTGASREAILGALFPAG
- the tyrS gene encoding tyrosine--tRNA ligase; amino-acid sequence: MADLEQALAEIKRGTDEILLEADLLEKLKEGRPLKIKLGADPTAPDIHLGHTVILNKMRTFQELGHEVIFLIGDFTGMVGDPSGKNSTRPPLTREQVLANAETYKQQVYKILDPAKTRIEFNSTWLEPLGAAGMIRLASQQTVARMMERDDFKKRYGSGQSIAIHEFMYPLLQGYDSVALEADVELGGTDQKFNLLMGRELQKSSGQKPQTVIMMPLLEGLDGVKKMSKSAHNYIGVSEPAGEMFGKIMSISDELMWRYFELLSFRPLTELEQFKADVAAGANPRDIKIALAKEIIARFHDEASADAAHQEFINRFQKGAIPEDIEELEIAAGEGIAIANLLKEAGLVNSTSDAMRMIKQGAAKIDGDKIEDTRMQLTAGTTGVFQVGKRKFAKITLV
- a CDS encoding winged helix-turn-helix domain-containing protein, with product MIEIRKEAVFTLAGCEVTPSDNSLNFKNCAQLETGLEGSVSTDKISLQPKFIELLSYLARQYPNVVTREELIESIWEGNSYVGTKALTNAIWNLRKHLTPLVEDSGTEAIETVRKTGYRLLIEPEFKPDDLISKPEVLEVEQAKVKALQEKLHRGGIAIVILFILVGVVGGFHLYQDAKQLMQTEQNRLTRASGAELYPAVSPDGRWLVYGKGSDLYLKDLHSSTGTPKRLTSNRTKELRAIWTLDGKSLLYPSETRQNGECHLSQFILASHEVVHLAPCYSYSSALDISPDGEAIIYIWHDERYEYSGLYELALSGDTDPVRISCKKGCDYRDRDVAYSPDGRWIAISRRFGNISEDIFIRNRGSGDEIRITQGLEDIRGLSWHPDSDKLVFSTENSGVRDGYLVDINSKKISSLSLVGFSYPKFVPNSTELVFSKYIKDFKLAYLELDQVIPTTIFPLSNSEFSHRNPDYSPVTKRIVYVSNETGNNEIWSSDVNGKNRKQHTDLKRRVAYPSWSHDGAKLAFLAPDDKNEGNKIHILDLATGGISILASKYLDHRRPSWSQDDKRVLSSTYDGLLAFSLTNSRPQLITSTEVRLAKMVNGSQIVFTRISKPGLWILDINQADNMRALISSEVFDEDYNWVVTDKGVYFREKHSSYQLINFWSFNTQLITPILKLPSSSLTSYGAMSFIADKRRLLMTLSEYSKRDVILLNHKLLH
- a CDS encoding peptidoglycan DD-metalloendopeptidase family protein, coding for MGKVITLFKLLPKLHQILLCILVFVTLIIILMPSDDVQASKQTVSSNGEYGLNTRYEVPLAFRTPTPPSGSEAISMENAESRKQPLVQPSVHRKVQTTTNPVATQADVAPLLNEKHFQVKSGDTLAALFSRAGLTAKDVYDVTQLPKAKKNLLKIMPGDALVIAKNDDGQLVQLRYHIDKISTLVVNRVDNGYKESIASKTVEIRNKFANATIKSNFWNAGVVAGLTPNQIMQLATIFGWDIDFALDLRKDDHFAILFEEEYADGEFLRNGNILAAEFSNQGDSYTAVRYKDGSYYSAEGRSMRKAFLRSPVDFKYVSSSFNPRRLHPVTGQVKAHRGVDYVAKVGTPIKAAGKGRVIKSGYNQYNGNYVFIKHNDTYTTKYLHLKKRKVKTGASVKQGQIIGTLGSTGRVTGAHLHYEFIVNGVHRNPRTVKLPKSEAIASKEKAPFAIVSKKLMTELEHNKQVQIASH
- a CDS encoding nuclear transport factor 2 family protein, whose protein sequence is MKLRFFSLILVFFSLPSFANSGDMPKEQQLAVKYIQAFTSQDYAKLTSFYNRDSVFNDRTASRKYTGKRHILSFLKRAHQGVLEYTFSIEHMFNSGSLVVLIGNYRYKGPGEQFGKPGRIIDIAIPGVTTLSLDMTNNRIKEHQDLMDYQTMSDQLSTQ
- a CDS encoding cobalamin biosynthesis protein CobD/CbiB translates to MVPEFTKIFSQDSQLYIGAIVLLMSILIARMAPLPRQLQPLEWLTDLAKSLSLKVNHTHRASSQQFIAGMLSTILLVLPFWLIISFFIELAEFPWFFEALIIYVCLQDDHFRYIANEVAISIRRDNKARARALLLPWLNRSTQSLSSVGLSKVTIERVANTPTYGIASTAFFYCIGGVPLLLIARMIKQLDSTWPVNNPQYRYFGMPAYALSAVLHFIPAKLWSFTLAIQGGPKSLATLCNPRINATPIIEYQTNAVIASALNIELAGPAKFSAGKSAEQKVSMPKLKYGPLPADGDIQRALKLNSIAFGLWIISIVLLPVIWGALRVLNG